In the Podospora pseudocomata strain CBS 415.72m chromosome 5, whole genome shotgun sequence genome, one interval contains:
- a CDS encoding hypothetical protein (EggNog:ENOG503P2Q8), with protein sequence MATYFESKPGFIGLPQNFLRAVGLGIFTKLVQRPEPPKLLIRKSRRVALARSAVHILPATISIILIYINLSGRFIGNELEGPQGKDSLKMALLQVAAKLQELLVVGSMGTIIFHIIRQRLFSNDGIPLGLLVSGWSFSQLSYFYSGEFWSGVLSLFQPPSGRLRSLALVLLLLLSGILALMAGPAAAIIMIPRIMDLPVGGSVFWLNGTENDLWPSILDGSYLADYDCSTPDKQLYDPACPSSNFLPLHQHYFNAPLKFETELIQLEMVDPKIRKAVYFTVRQGPGVIDTWFYTAHASTAAVQDALRDLHMKALLFLKYRVGHFGRHRPGSLERAVSKRYEVETKSSLTRTVCRPLPDVSFETVKTLMFPPVKLEEKFGDKADGYWEVDVEKPVREYLGRRRILIQEGDGTWRLNPEPNTIPSIIAIPVPLDQDENFKFGLLVARRQGESNVWWPATCTLDARWGDARSFFEFGDRSMRFHDFHRGKVSNLVQTTLETTNGDNMLSPYYNPPNDHTITPIALHLSWYDHLSPVIPAGFIPDHPDSPLRGTNRSTLEALLETIPAHNWSPQNDVVGIDTEGLELVISMTFVDGLSRCGIALNPNSGMLLGGTWEKGALEKGTRWEINNDKPDDVWRLFKLGEPIEVFAPPASLNLERSTRMVMRVTFTGYMMAADNWFDYLCVAAMMVHALAALIHTVWVVWHAETSEAWDSIPEMIGLAQRSPPPCEEEACLDNIGAGIASVRNLGEVAWVEVHDDSGYGSQDGVRLRFGDGVRTRDPKWVPKAEERYS encoded by the exons ATGGCGACATATTTCGAGTCCAAGCCAGGCTTTATCGGCCTGCCCCAGAACTTTCTCCGCGCCGTCGGCTTGGGCATCTTCACCAAGCTCGTCCAGCGCCCTGAGCCACCCAAGTTGCTCATTCGAAAGTCGAGACGAGTTGCTTTGGCTCGAAGCGCTGTGCACATTCTTCCCGCCACGATATCCATCATCTTGATATACATCAATCTTTCTGGGCGGTTCATCGGGAACGAACTTGAAGGACCGCAAGGAAAAGACAGCCTTAAGATGGCGCTTTTGCAGGTTGCGGCCAAGCTACAG gagctgctggtggtAGGAAGTATGGGTACCATTATCTTCCACATAATTCGTCAAAGACTTTTTTCCAACGATGGAATTCCTCTCGGGTTGCTTGTCTCTGGCTGGTCGTTCAGCCAGCTTAGTTATTTCTACTCCGGGGAGTTTTGGAGTGGCGTCTTGTCTCTGTTTCAACCACCTTCTGGTCGCCTCAGAAGCCTGGctttggtgctgctgttACTACTGAGTGGGATCCTCGCCTTAATGGCTGGCCCTGCGGCAGCTATCATCATGATACCGAGAATCATGGACCTGCCGGTTGGCGGAAGTGTGTTTTGGTTAAATG GAACCGAAAATGACCTCTGGCCTAGCATCCTCGACGGCTCATATCTTGCCGACTATGACTGCTCCACTCCAGACAAGCAGCTATACGACCCCGCGTGCCCTTCTTCCAACTTTCTGCCTCTGCATCAACACTATTTCAACGCACCCCTCAAGTTCGAAACCGAGCTCATACAGCTGGAAATGGTTGATCCCAAAATACGAAAGGCCGTCTATTTCACTGTCCGGCAAGGGCCCGGAGTCATCGATACTTGGTTCTACACCGCCCACGCGTCCACAGCTGCCGTGCAAGATGCTCTGCGAGACTTACACATGAAGGCATTATTGTTTTTGAAATACCGTGTTGGACATTTTGGGCGTCACAGGCCAGGTTCGTTGGAGCGGGCGGTCAGCAAGCGGTATGAAGTAGAGACAAAGTCTTCCTTGACGCGGACGGTGTGTCGACCGCTCCCTGATGTGTCGTTTGAGACCGTCAAAACCTTGATGTTTCCGCCGgtgaagttggaggagaagttTGGGGATAAAGCGGATGGTTACTGGgaagttgatgttgagaagccTGTGAGGGAGTATCTTGGGCGCCGTAGGATTCTGATACAGGAGGGGGACGGAACATGGCGGTTGAACCCGGAGCCAAACACAATTCCCTCTATCATTGCAATCCCGGTGCCCTTGGATCAAGACGAAAACTTCAAGTTTGGCCTACTAGTCGCGAGACGCCAGGGGGAGAGTAACGTGTGGTGGCCCGCGACGTGTACACTGGATGCTCGCTGGGGAGACGCCCGTTCGTTCTTTGAGTTTGGTGATCGATCAATGCGCTTTCACGACTTTCATCGCGGCAAAGTCAGTAATCTGGTGCAGACAACCTTGGAAACGACCAATGGGGACAACATGCTCTCTCCTTACTACAATCCTCCCAACGACCACACGATAACCCCCATAGCTCTTCATCTGAGCTGGTACGATCACCTCTCTCCAGTGATACCGGCAGGTTTCATCCCCGATCACCCCGATTCACCGCTCCGAGGGACCAACCGATCAACTCTAGAGGCCCTTCTCGAAACAATCCCGGCACATAACTGGAGCCCACAGAatgatgttgttggcatAGACACGGAGGGACTGGAGTTGGTGATATCAATGACTTTTGTCGACGGGCTGTCTCGTTGCGGCATTGCACTCAACCCTAATAGCGGCATGTTACTAGGAGGTAcatgggaaaagggggcgtTGGAGAAGGGAACCAGATGGGAAATCAACAACGATAAGCCAGACGATGTCTGGAGATTGTTCAAGTTGGGAGAGCCAATTGAAGTGTTTGCTCCTCCGGCTAGTCTTAACCTTGAGAGGTCCACTCGTATGGTGATGCGGGTGACATTTACGGGGTACATGATGGCGgctgacaattggttcgaCTATCTCTGCGTGGCGGCCATGATGGTGCATGCACTCGCGGCTCTAATTCACACCGTCTGGGTAGTGTGGCATGCAGAGACGTCAGAGGCTTGGGATTCCATCCCTGAGATGATCGGGCTTGCGCAGAGGTCACCCCCGCCatgtgaggaggaggcatgtCTTGACAATATTGGGGCGGGTATTGCGTCGGTTCGTAATCTGGGCGAAGTGGCGTGGGTCGAGGTCCATGATGATAGTGGGTATGGCAGCCAGgatggggtgaggttgaggtttggAGATGGGGTTAGAACCAGAGATCCCAAATGGGTGCCGAAAGCTGAAGAACGATACAGTTAG
- the CDC7 gene encoding Cell division control protein 7 (EggNog:ENOG503NVAD; BUSCO:EOG09262GWQ; COG:T), protein MAGTFVSFHLKHANWFCLLVGLLTVHIPSSCIVFDRSNWVNCGGLQLLATMATVAPPRRSREESFRIHDDVPSTGDTEMNEHDFQDDEVDDGETERGHEAEQIEEQEQEEQEEQEEPESEYTESSDDDMAVDSNIQYDMDKLQDSFPGFRSKYRLIKRIGEGTFSTVYKAEDLAYDRYDNSWDFDRDSDKWTPPPLKSYSSGDHQPSRRRKPKYVAIKKIYVTSSPTRILNELELLHDLRDCENVCPLITAFRATDQVVAILPYFRHADFRDYFRKMTVPDIAIYLRSLFTALASVHRQHILHRDIKPTNFLYDPESRRGVLVDFGLAEREGSECKPCLCHDDYQTRKARLANHNPKATVGGYPKQDTRPSRRANRAGTRGFRAPEVLFKCTEQTTKIDIWSVGVILLTILSKRFPFFNSADDVEAMIEIATIFGREKMKEAGKLHGCAFETTIPTIGSGGFSFERIILWSTCRSDSEKTLPADEKLAVEFLKRCLDLDPRHRISAEEALEHEFLQVGMLSSNERAGDDDEMDILQVRASIA, encoded by the exons ATGGCAGGTACCTTTGTCTCTTTCCATTTAAAACACGCCAATTGGTTTTGTCTCTTAGTTGGTCTATTAACGGTACATATTCCCAGCTCATGCATTGTCTTTGATCGTTCGAATTGGGTTAACTGTGGTGGACTACAGCTGTTAGCGACAATGGCGACCGTTGCGCCTCCACGGCGCTCTCGAGAGGAGTCTTTTCGCATTCATGATGACGTCCCGTCGACTGGGGATACCGAGATGAACGAACACGACTTCCAAGACGACGAGGTCGATGATGGGGAGACAGAGCGCGGCCACGAGGCTGAGCAGATAGAGGAACAAGAACAggaagagcaggaggagcaggaggaacCAGAGTCAGAATATACAGAGAGttccgacgacgacatggcCGTCGACAGCAATATCCAGTACGACATGGACAAGCTGCAGGACAGCTTCCCTGGCTTCAGGTCGAAATACAGGTTGATCAAGAGGATCGGAGAGG GAACCTTTTCAACCGTCTACAAAGCCGAAGACCTGGCATACGACCGATACGATAACTCGTGGGACTTTGACAGAGACAGTGACAAGtggacaccaccaccactgaaGAGCTACAGCAGCGGCGACCACCAGCCTTCACGACGTCGCAAACCGAAATAcgtcgccatcaagaagattTACGTGACCTCTTCCCCCACCCGCATCCTCAACGAACTCGAGCTTCTCCACGACCTCCGAGACTGCGAAAATGTTTGTCCCTTGATCACAGCTTTTCGCGCCACCGACCAAGTCGTTGCCATCCTCCCATACTTTAGGCATGCCGATTTCCGGGACTATTTCAGGAAAATGACCGTCCCTGATATCGCCATCTACCTCCGATCGCTCTTCACCGCCCTTGCCAGCGTACACAGGCAACACATCCTTCATCGCGACATCAAGCCCACCAACTTTCTCTACGACCCTGAATCACGAAGGGGTGTACTGGTCGATTTTGGTCTGGCTGAGCGCGAGGGGTCAGAGTGCAAGCCATGTCTTTGCCACGATGACTATCAGACTCGCAAAGCTCGGCTTGCAAACCACAATCCCAAGGCGACCGTTGGTGGCTATCCCAAGCAGGACACCCGGCCGTCTAGACGCGCCAACCGTGCCGGCACCCGTGGTTTCCGCGCGCCAGAAGTCTTGTTCAAGTGTACTGAACAAACCACCAAGATTGACATCTGGAGTGTTGGTGTTATTCTGTTGACTATCCTGTCGAAGCGTTTCCCTTTCTTCAATTCTGCAGACGATGTCGAGGCAATGATTGAGATAGCGACCATTTTTGGCCGagagaagatgaaggaggcggGAAAGCTGCACGGATGTGCATTCGAGACTACAATCCCAACAATTGGATCAGGAGGTTTTAGTTTTGAGAGGATTATCCTGTGGAGCACATGTCGCAGCGACTCGGAGAAGACATTGCCTGCTGATGAGAAGTTGGCTGTCGAGTTTTTGAAGAGATGCCTGGACCTGGACCCACGACACCGCATCAGTGCCGAGGAGGCGCTGGAGCACGAGTTTTTGCAAGTAGGGATGCTGTCTTCTAACGAGAGGGCGGGGGATGACGACGAGATGGACATTTTGCAGGTCCGAGCAAGCATTGCATGA
- the CHL1 gene encoding ATP-dependent DNA helicase chl1 (COG:L; EggNog:ENOG503NWI3), which translates to MAAPTSEEPIDFHHPYTPYPVQLEFMRTVYDVLERGNGQVGILESPTGTGKSLSLICSAITWLRNHKRNGFDAGLDETRRQMVGEPEWMVETALRRKREELVGKWEEREERLERLRRKEKELEERGRERKRVRVEEGQMGGRKEVDEEEEFLVVVGGGEDERDEEGLSRETREMMVKVGLGGWKKEEEERDGDEGDGEGIKWQIYYTSRTHSQLTQFISELRRPKFPPSLPVEILEKDGKEETKETVKEITLSSRQKLCINPTVARLGSVSAINDRCTELQQSKSKEKCAFMPNTENLKQAHQFRDTTLATVPDIEDMYRIGKQLQVCPYYASRTAIPGAEIITLPYPLLLQKNAREALGIELEGSVVIIDEAHNIMDAVANVYAADIRLSELRRGRQMLGVYVKRFGKKLKGENRVMVAQIGKVVESLKDWLETQLQVKGDQGIADPNSLLKSRGADQINLYTLMKYIQDSKLAYKIESYVAHAEDSQDSSPKSSTPVLHTLVSFLAALTNLSTEGRIFYEKLPGDNPDIKLSYLLLSPTHAFSSIASSARAVILAGGTMSPFEDYKAHLFPELPGGKLTTLSCGHVIPETNLFVHTLASYKPGGLDTFEFSFGKRSDKTMIKNLGLMLLNICSVAPDGVVVFFPSYGYLDEVVGVWQQGEGEGGGKSIWERLEAKKPLFRDVSSLTGGVASSTDDILGQYSTAVDAPDRPHRGAVLFSVIGGRLSEGINFSDALCRLVLIVGLPYPNLHSPEWKARIEYLESTCVARGGSKEEAKVEAREFYENAAMRAVNQSIGRAVRHRGDWSGIVLVDRRYGMDRVRGKLPGWIRNGMKGEGMDNRGVAGLMGGLGAFFRGKA; encoded by the exons ATGGCCGCGCCCACCAGTGAAGAACCGATCGACTTCCACCACCCTTACACCCCCTACCCGGTCCAGCTAGAGTTCATGCGCACGGTCTATGATGTTCTGGAGAGAGGGAACGGCCAGGTCGGGATTTTGGAATCGCCTACTGGTACAGGGAAGTCGCTTTCGCTTATCTGCTCTGCGATCACCTGGTTGAGGAACCACAAGAGGAACGGGTTTGATGCTGGGTTGGATGAGACGAGGAGGCAGATGGTGGGGGAGCCGGAGTGGATGGTGGAGACTGCGctgagaaggaagagggaggagttggtggggaagtgggaggagcgggaggagaggttggagaggttgaggaggaaggaaaaagagttggaggagagggggagggagaggaaacgggttagggttgaggaggggcagatgggggggaggaaagaggtggatgaggaggaggagtttttggtggtggtggggggtggtgaggatgagagggatGAAGAGGGGCTGAGTagggagacgagggagatgatggttaAGGTCGGgctgggggggtggaagaaagaggaggaggagagggatggggatgagggagatggggaggggatcaAG TGGCAGATCTATTACACGTCGAGGACGCATTCACAGCTGACGCAGTTTATTTCTGAGTTACGGCGGCCGAAGTTTCCACCATCGCTGCCGGTAGAAATACTCGAgaaagatggaaaagaagagacGAAAGAAACAGTCAAAGAAATCACACTATCTTCTCGGCAAAAGCTGTGCATCAACCCAACTGTTGCCCGTCTGGGTTCTGTTTCAGCAATCAACGACCGGTGCACAGAGCTTCAGCAGTCAAAATCCAAAGAGAAATGCGCGTTTATGCCCAACACGGAAAATTTAAAGCAAGCCCACCAGTTCAGGGATACCACCTTGGCCACGGTGCCGGATATCGAGGACATGTACAGGATAGGGAAACAGCTGCAGGTTTGCCCTTACTATGCGTCTCGGACCGCCATACCAGGAGCTGAGATTATCACTCTGCCGTatccgctgctgctgcagaaGAACGCAAGAGAGGCGCTGGGGATCGAGCTGGAAGGGAGTGTCGTTATTATTGATGAAGCCCACAATATCATGGACGCTGTGGCGAATGTGTATGCCGCCGACATCCGGCTGAGCGAGCTAAGGAGAGGCAGACAAATGTTGGGTGTTTACGTCAAGAGGTTTGGCAAGAAGTTGAAAGGCGAGAACAGAGTCATGGTGGCCCAGATAGGAAAGGTGGTGGAATCCCTCAAGGACTGGTTGGAAACGCAGTTGCAGGTCAAG GGCGACCAAGGAATCGCCGACCCAAACTCGCTCCTGAAAAGCCGCGGTGCCGACCAAATCAACCTCTACACCCTAATGAAATACATTCAAGATTCCAAACTCGCCTACAAAATCGAAAGCTACGTCGCTCATGCCGAGGACTCCCAGGACAGCTCACCAAAATCGTCCACCCCCGTCCTCCACACCTTGGTGTCCTTCCTAGCAGCGCTCACAAACCTCAGCACCGAAGGTCGAATCTTTTACGAAAAGCTTCCAGGCGACAACCCCGACATCAAGCTTTCTTACTTGTTGCTCTCCCCCACGCACGCCTTCTCGTCCATCGCCTCGTCCGCCAGAGCGGTTATCTTAGCCGGCGGCACCATGTCCCCGTTTGAAGACTACAAAGCCCACTTGTTCCCCGAGCTGCCGGGTGGTAAGCTGACCACCCTGAGCTGTGGGCATGTCATACCCGAGACAAACTTGTTTGTGCATACTCTGGCGTCTTACAAGCCTGGCGGGTTGGACACATTTGAGTTTAGCTTTGGGAAGAGGTCGGACAAGACCATGATCAAGAACTTGGGGCTGATGCTGTTGAATATTTGTTCTGTGGCGccggatggggtggtggttttcttTCCTAGCTATGGGTATCTAgatgaggtggtgggtgtttggcagcagggggagggggaggggggagggaagtcgatttgggagaggttggaggcgaAGAAACCGCTTTTTCGGGATGTGTCGTCGTTGACGGGTGGGGTTGCTTCTTCGACGGATGATATTTTGGGTCAGTATTCTACCGCTGTCGATGCCCCGGATAGACCGCACAGAGGGGCGGTGCTATTTTCCGTTATTGGGGGGAGGTTATCAGAGGGGATCAATTTCTCTGATGCGCTGTGTcggttggtgttgattgtTGGGTTGCCGTATCCGAATTTACACTCGCCCGAGTGGAAGGCTAGGATTGAGTATTTGGAGAGCACGTGTGTTGCTAGAGGAGGAAGCAAGGAAGAGGCAAAGGTGGAAGCCAGGGAATTTTACGAAAATGCGGCCATGAGGGCGGTGAATCAGAGTATTGGACGAGCTGTGAGGCATAGGGGGGATTGGAGCGGGATTGTGCTTGTTGATCGGAGATATGGGATGGATAGGGTGAGGGGCAAGTTACCGGGGTGGATTAGGAATGGGatgaaaggggaggggatggataACAGAggggtggcggggttgatgggagggttgggggctTTTTTCAGGGGAAAGGCTTGA
- the cnd1 gene encoding condensin complex non-SMC subunit Cnd1 (EggNog:ENOG503NURB; BUSCO:EOG0926079Q; COG:B; COG:D): MDNVSFDINDALKHYMSDPAAIPTPEADSALVDCENDPESLSDNAIINGVLNPIVDAVAENPDAITRSSIFDSLQFLLKCAPISPVSSSLVPNNSFSSSMMAGTPPSKEPRPPDPGAPACRMKEPVSELFKLSRYTSYLSAHALSKIFDLITSGMATEADVIHHDLESDEQELIAHHKMLLEMYGFLLQWTIAAVETKAAEKSSANMPARRGKPKGRKEVGKDGSWDSSTQLEIALNTMCKVLRLKLGRIFLTTSERDTFISLLTRPVYMILESEQRVKNTSIRMHTFKVLCVAVKHHGHAYAAQISIVQNLTYFEHLSEPMAELLHILAEQYDYPQLADEILRELSNKEFNSNDNKGPKSVSTFMVKLSELAPRLIIKQVTLLAKQLDSESHTLRSALIEVFGNMLVYLSKSDERGENHKSQMNAFFDVLEERFLDINPYCRCRTMQVYLKICELEQKFPKRRQKAAELACQSLEDKSSHVRRNAIKLLGALIRTHPFTALHGAQLARKDWQDRLDKVDAELDALKPPVDAPGLDGNANTTVDAGLLDDATQIDATQLDPSQKSPAEMTEEEKVAAIRKAQEEAATSEAIEKLTLTKRYYSEALKFIDVLHEATITVCQLLGSKNKSEVIEAMDFFEIGDAYNIEQNKVGIRRMLRLIWTKGNSDEGKGVQTHLIECYKRLFFEAPDSFSPNDAANYIARNMISLTFGATPAELTSLEQLLATMMKQGMIPEIVIAKLWQVYGVQKREISRKQRRGAIIVLGMLATASPEIVVGEMETMLRTGLGSHGRADLQLAKFTCVALRRINPSGRSAKESAIKFSRLSNDHAVLARLAAITEVSTESKEWYGVAEQAINAIYALSRHPDVLCSEIIRRKTKSVFSPQASRPTSRDESVPLSSASPPATQDGEEGDPTLLAPPTQAPPGSSQPPQSPSKKQNKDNTVALSQLLFIVGHVAIKQIVHLELCELDFKRRKQEKEKSAAAAKDASTLSAGTTTSTGRKAAGNKRKSAAAPAPEEDEGDELDLIGGTTEDDFTEAMAHIRERELLYDGRSLLAIFGPMVSEICANNTTYKDRNLQQAATLCLAKLMCVSSEYCEANLPLLITIMERSADATVRSNAVIALGDMAVCFNHLIDENTDFLYRRLADSDASVKRTCLMTLTFLILAGQVKVKGQLGEMAKCLEDEDKRIADLARMFFTELSTKDNAVYNHFVDMFSLLSADQRIDEESFRRIVRFLLGFVEKDKHAKQLADKLAARLPRCDTERQWNDVAFALGLLQHKNEEIAKVVSEGFRVVKGAA, encoded by the exons ATGGACAACGTCAGCTTCGATATCAACGATGCGCTCAAGCATTACATGAGTGATCCAGCGGCCATTCCAACCCCCGAGGCCGACAGCGCGCTGGTTGACTGCGAAAATGACCCCGAGTCCCTCTCGGACaatgccatcatcaacggGGTGCTAAATCCCATTGTGGATGCCGTTGCCGAGAACCCAGATGCCATCACCAGAAGCAGCATCTTCGATTCATTACAGTTCCTACTAAAGTGTGCACCCATTTCCCCTGTTTCTTCTTCGCTTGTTCCCaacaactccttctcctcttcgatGATGGCAGGAACGCCTCCTTCCAAGGAGCCCCGTCCACCAGATCCCGGTGCGCCAGCTTGTCGTATGAAAGAACCTGTTTCTGAACTGTTTAAACTATCCAGGTACACATCCTATCTCTCCGCCCATGCTCTGAGCAAGATATTTGATTTGATCACCTCCGGGATGgccaccgaggccgatgTCATCCACCATGACCTCGAATCTGACGAGCAGGAACTCATCGCCCACCACAAGATGCTTCTCGAGATGTAcggttttcttcttcagtgGACGatcgccgccgtcgagaCCAAGGCGGCCGAAAAGTCCTCCGCCAACATGCCAGCACGCCGAGGCAAGCCAAAAGGCAGGAAGGAGGTCGGCAAGGACGGCAGCTGGGACTCTTCGACACAGCTCGAGATTGCCCTCAACACCATGTGCAAGGTTCTTCGGTTAAAGTTGGGCAGGATCTTTCTCACAACCTCGGAGCGCGACACCTTCATCTCCCTGCTCACCCGCCCGGTTTATATGATACTCGAGAGCGAGCAGCGGGTTAAAAATACCAGCATCCGAATGCACACCTTCAAGGTGCTGTGTGTGGCCGTCAAGCATCACGGGCATGCTTATG CCGCCCAAATCTCCATTGTACAAAATCTCACATATTTCGAGCATCTCTCGGAGCCCATGGCCGAGCTGCTCCACATCCTGGCCGAACAATACGACTACCCACAGCTGGCAGATGAGATTCTGAGAGAGCTGAGCAACAAGGAGTTCAACAGCAATGACAACAAGGGACCAAAATCTGTTTCGACCTTCATGGTCAAGCTGTCCGAGCTGGCCCCCAGACTGATCATTAAGCAAGTCACTCTGTTGGCCAAGCAGCTCGACAGTGAATCGCACACCCTCCGCAGCGCCCTCATCGAAGTGTTTGGAAACATGCTTGTCTACCTCAGCAAGTCGGATGAACGAGGAGAGAACCACAAGTCACAGATGAATGCCTTTTTCGATGTGTTGGAGGAAAGATTCTTGGATATTAACCCCTACTGCCGTTGCAGGACGATGCAAGTCTATCTCAAGATTTGTGAGCTGGAGCAAAAGTTTCCCAAGAGGAGACAAAAAGCCGCCGAGTTGGCCTGCCAGAGTTTGGAGGACAAGAGTAGTCACGTCAGGAGGAACGCCATCAAGTTGCTGGGCGCGCTGATCAGGACACATCCCTTCACCGCGCTTCATGGTGCACAGCTCGCGAGAAAGGATTGGCAGGATCGGTTGGACAAGGTGGATGCCGAGCTTGATGCTCTGAAGCCTCCGGTTGATGCGCCAGGCCTTGACGGGaacgccaacaccaccgtgGATGCCGGACTGCTCGACGATGCCACCCAGATTGACGCGACACAGCTCGACCCATCACAAAAGTCGCCTGCCGAAAtgaccgaggaggaaaaggtggcCGCCATTCGTAAAGCCCAAGAAGAGGCTGCCACATCAGAGGCTATCGAGAAGCTCACTCTCACCAAGAGATACTACAGCGAGGCGCTCAAGTTTATCGATGTTCTTCACGaggccaccatcaccgtttgccagcttcttggctcCAAGAACAAGAGCGAGGTCATTGAGGCCATGGACTTCTTCGAGATTGGCGATGCCTACAATATCGAACAGAACAAGGTTGGCATCCGGCGCATGCTGAGACTGATCTGGACCAAGGGCAACAGCGACGAGGGCAAGGGTGTGCAGACTCACCTCATCGAGTGCTACAAGCGTCTCTTCTTTGAGGCGCCCGACAGCTTCAGCCCCAACGATGCGGCCAACTACATTGCCCGCAACATGATCAGTCTGACTTTTGGTGCTACTCCTGCTGAGCTCACCTCGCTTGAGCAGCTGCTGGCTACCATGATGAAGCAGGGCATGATTCCCGAGATTGTGATTGCCAAGCTCTGGCAGGTGTACGGTGTCCAGAAGAGGGAGATTTCGCGCAAGCAGAGAAGGGGCGCCATCATTGTGCTCGGTATGCTGGCCACTGCCAGCCCAGAGATTGTCGTGGGTGAGATGGAAACCATGTTGCGCACTGGTCTCGGGTCTCACGGCCGTGCCGACTTGCAGCTTGCCAAGTTTACTTGTGTTGCTCTTAGGCGCATCAACCCAAGTGGCCGCTCAGCCAAGGAGTCTGCCATCAAGTTCTCCAGGCTGTCTAACGACCATGCTGTTCTTGCCCGGCTCGCTGCCATCACCGAGGTTTCTACCGAGAGCAAGGAGTGGTATGGCGTTGCTGAGCAGGCTATTAATGCTATCTATGCTCTGTCAAGACATCCGGATGTGCTGTGCTCGGAGATTATCCGGCGCAAAACCAAGTCTGTTTTCTCGCCGCAGGCGTCCAGGCCAACATCGAGGGATGAGTCGGTCCCTTTGTCAAGTGCGAGTCCACCGGCTACTcaagatggtgaggagggtgatcCAACCCTTCTGGCTCCCCCGACACAAGCCCCTCCCGGGtccagccagccaccacaATCCCCTtccaagaaacaaaacaaggaCAACACCGTCGCTCTTTCGCAGCTGTTGTTCATCGTTGGACATGTCGCCATCAAACAAATTGTACATCTTGAGCTGTGCGAATTGGATTTCAAGCGCCGCAAgcaagaaaaggaaaagtccgccgccgccgccaaggaTGCTTCGACCCTCTCTGctggcaccaccacctcgaccgGGCGCAAAGCAGCCGGCAACAAGCGGaaatccgccgccgccccggcaccagaagaagacgaaggcGACGAGCTCGACCTCATCGGCGGCACGACAGAAGACGACTTTACCGAAGCGATGGCGCACATTCGCGAGCGTGAGCTCCTGTACGACGGACGGTCCTTGCTGGCCATCTTTGGCCCCATGGTCAGCGAGATCtgcgccaacaacaccacgtACAAAGATCGCAACCTCCAGCAGGCGGCCACGCTGTGCCTGGCCAAGCTGATGTGCGTCTCGTCTGAGTACTGCGAGGCGAATCTCCCTCTGCTAATCACCATAATGGAGCGCTCCGCCGACGCGACGGTCCGGTCCAACGCTGTCATTGCGCTTGGGGACATGGCTGTGTGCTTTAATCATCTTATTGATGAGAATACTGATTTCTTGTATCGTCGTCTGGCGGATTCGGACGCGTCGGTCAAGAGGACTTGTCTCATGACGTTGACGTTTTTGATCCTGGCTGGccaggtcaaggtcaagggcCAGCTGGGAGAGATGGCAAAGTGcctggaggatgaggacaaGAGGATTGCGGATCTGGCGAGGATGTTCTTTACCGAGCTGTCGACAAAGGACAATGCGGTTTATAACCACTTTGTGGACATGTTTTCGCTGCTGAGTGCCGATCAGAGGATTGATGAGGAGAGTTTCAGGAGGATAGTGAGGTTTTTGTTGGGGTTTGTTGAGAAG GATAAACACGCCAAACAGCTGGCGGATAAACTTGCCGCGAGGCTGCCGAGGTGCGATACCGAGCGGCAGTGGAACGATGTTGCTTTTGCCTTGGGGCTGTTGCAGCATAAGAATGAGGAGATTGCCAAGGTGGTTTCCGAGGGGTTTAGGGTTGTTAAGGGGGCTGCGTAA